In Bacteroidota bacterium, a single genomic region encodes these proteins:
- a CDS encoding T9SS type A sorting domain-containing protein produces MKIVPGTIFLFYLILTNVFAQVPFSIQIKQSLSITNAPALHSGVFISYNNKWIFIGGRKNGLHGFQPPFAFPASSVNDKIYVVDPLTDQSWSVSTSTLPKNISEPINSSNMQFYLSDTTLYMIGGYGWKDSIADFITFPTLTAVNIKGLMNAVIQGNPIGGYFRQVKDERLAICGTHVQKIDSTYYLVFGHRFDGRYDRSSTTGFHVQRYSNEIRKFNIADNGTNLSITNYSADHDSVNFHRRDLNIIPQRYFSGEKGLTAFSGVFQYDVNLPYLTCINISKNGNTVDQSFNQNLSQYHSAYTAIYDSVPGKQYNIFFGGISLYYIDTLSNAQVKDTTVPFVNTVSIVVRDKNNTYTEYNSNTTMPALLGTNAYFFPAPGIQMISNEIIDYTNLSGNRLIGYITGGIDTPDPNISLSDPSLSSANSLVYEVWLNKASTGVRTVNVTDNSILDLAAFPSPVTDNVTLQFISGKQQSVKIDLFSMQGQLVQPVFAGPVNKEKVHFTIDTKGLSPGNYFFIVRNSSFRRTVKVTKK; encoded by the coding sequence ATGAAAATTGTACCAGGAACCATTTTCTTGTTTTATTTAATATTGACGAATGTTTTCGCCCAGGTTCCTTTTTCAATTCAAATTAAGCAATCACTATCCATAACAAATGCTCCCGCATTACATTCGGGTGTGTTTATTTCTTACAATAATAAATGGATATTCATTGGAGGCAGAAAGAACGGACTGCATGGCTTTCAGCCGCCCTTCGCATTCCCTGCCAGCAGTGTAAATGATAAAATTTATGTCGTTGATCCTCTTACTGATCAAAGCTGGAGTGTTTCAACTTCAACTCTTCCGAAGAACATCAGTGAACCAATCAACTCTTCAAACATGCAATTTTATTTATCAGATACTACATTGTATATGATAGGTGGTTATGGATGGAAAGATTCGATAGCTGACTTTATAACATTTCCGACACTTACTGCTGTCAATATCAAGGGGCTCATGAATGCTGTAATACAGGGGAACCCAATTGGCGGTTATTTCCGGCAGGTAAAGGATGAGCGCCTGGCGATTTGCGGTACGCATGTCCAAAAGATTGATTCCACTTATTATCTTGTATTCGGTCATCGGTTTGACGGGCGGTATGACAGAAGTTCAACAACCGGGTTTCATGTTCAGAGATATAGTAATGAGATCCGTAAGTTCAATATTGCCGACAATGGGACAAATCTTTCCATAACCAATTACAGTGCCGATCATGATTCGGTTAATTTTCACCGCCGCGACCTGAATATAATCCCGCAGCGTTACTTTAGCGGTGAGAAGGGCCTTACAGCATTCAGTGGGGTGTTTCAATATGACGTAAATTTGCCCTACCTGACATGTATAAATATTTCAAAAAACGGCAATACGGTCGATCAGTCATTTAACCAAAACCTGTCGCAATATCATTCGGCATATACTGCCATTTATGATTCGGTTCCCGGTAAACAGTATAATATCTTTTTTGGCGGTATAAGTTTATATTATATTGACACTCTTTCTAATGCGCAGGTTAAGGATACTACAGTTCCTTTCGTAAATACTGTGAGCATAGTTGTGCGTGACAAGAACAATACTTATACAGAATACAACAGTAATACAACAATGCCTGCTTTACTGGGAACTAATGCTTACTTTTTCCCTGCACCGGGTATCCAAATGATATCTAATGAGATTATTGATTATACGAATTTGTCCGGCAACCGCCTTATAGGCTATATAACAGGAGGGATAGATACACCCGATCCGAACATCAGTTTAAGTGACCCCAGTTTAAGTTCTGCCAACTCACTTGTTTACGAAGTGTGGTTGAATAAAGCATCCACAGGAGTCCGAACCGTAAATGTTACAGATAATTCAATACTCGACCTTGCGGCATTTCCCAGTCCCGTGACCGACAATGTCACTTTGCAATTTATTTCCGGCAAACAGCAATCGGTTAAAATAGATCTGTTCAGTATGCAGGGACAATTGGTTCAACCTGTTTTTGCAGGACCCGTCAATAAAGAAAAGGTTCATTTTACTATCGACACCAAAGGTCTTTCTCCCGGGAATTATTTTTTTATTGTCCGCAATTCTTCATTTCGGAGAACAGTGAAAGTGACTAAGAAATAA
- a CDS encoding HU family DNA-binding protein, translating into MNKAELIDAIAGEAKLTKADAGRALDGFINATTKALKKGDRVALVGFGTFGVAKRAARTGRNPQTGKAIKIAAKKVAKFKAGADLKKSVNK; encoded by the coding sequence ATGAACAAAGCTGAACTAATTGATGCTATTGCCGGAGAGGCAAAATTAACAAAGGCTGACGCAGGTCGTGCTCTTGATGGATTTATTAACGCTACTACCAAAGCGCTTAAAAAAGGCGACAGAGTGGCGCTTGTAGGTTTCGGTACTTTCGGTGTTGCAAAACGCGCTGCAAGAACAGGCCGTAATCCACAAACCGGAAAAGCAATTAAAATTGCTGCTAAAAAAGTAGCGAAATTTAAAGCCGGAGCTGATCTTAAAAAATCAGTGAATAAGTAA